Within Rhododendron vialii isolate Sample 1 chromosome 12a, ASM3025357v1, the genomic segment AAGTCAATACACGATTGTCTTCGAATCGAATAACATAACACAAAGAACATTAGCGCTGGAATATATACTTTACAGTCGCCacaagtaacaaaataataaccAATGTCCAAGTCATTTCCGCAACCATGTATATAGTTCAACCTACCACCGAGTtgtgctatatgtaccgaccatgggggagggaaatcgtaccgacggccgccggcgggccgtctccggctaccggacggccgatccgagccgtccaaaaattctaaaaaaaaaaccgatggggcctgcgcgagaatcaacggcatccgagatgtgtagagtacttgatccgagcacctatttttcatgtatatacatgtatatacatatatacacgaaaaaaggatgcttggatcaagcaccctacacacctcgggcCGGAGACGACCCGCCGGctgccgtcggtacgatttccctcctccatggtcggtactcatagctttTCTGTACTGGTACTGACAATCCATGTGCGTAGACTCCAGGGGAAATCCGTCAGTCCCACCTGCACAGATAGCCGAAAGGTGTGATCAGCAGAAACACAGAGGCATCCAAGCAAACCAGAAGTTCGCCAATGTTGATTACCAAAGACACTTTTCCAGATGTATAAAACCTTTTCCTTCACAGAAGACGAATGGTACTTTTGTTTTGCGTAAGATTATATAACTCTGATCACAGCTTTTAAAACAATGTAGACAGATTGGTAGTAGGGACCCAAATTATGCTAAAGAAAACTTAGGTTACTGTGGTGCCAAACTTAGGTTTCAAATTTACTCTAAGTACGCATTCTCTAATGCCATTGCGGTTGACATAATGGTGTAAGACAGATCTATGAAAACTTAGGTTACTGTGGTGCTTTAAGAGTTTGGATAATCCCTAAAATAATCATTACTTCGAAGAAATGCATTAtggataaattttaaaaaaattcttctaaATATTGGCGTCCCAAGAGGTTCATTGGCCCGAGTGTACATGTGTCAAGAGGAAAAGAAGTAAGGTAATACTGAAACGTAAAATCATCACCAGTCCAATAAAAATAGGAACTAAAACAACTTGAACACAAACATGCTTTAGGGTAATCAACATTCTGGTTTACGCCAGCAAAAGATAACCTCCGGATCCTTTCTTATTCCAGCATACACCAGAGCTTGGAAGTACATAGGAGCAGCAGCCTTAGCCTTGGCCTCAAAGGTAATATAGTGATTGTAACTAGCAACCGCCTGAGAGCCTACCTTCATGACCCTCATAATTAAACTGGTAGTTTGTATTCTGCAGAATAACAAAAAGGTTTGAACACCAGTGATACCGAGTAAGAGGACCTAACAAAGAGGCGATGATAGAAGAATTAGGTGGACGCGAAAAAACGCAGAATGACACGCATACGTGTTTATTGTTGAAGTCTTCAATAGCATTGCTCAAACACTTATTGGGCTCCTCGAACACCCTGGGATTCTTCTCAAAGTTTGGACATGGATAAGTTAAGCCACAGTTAACCACACTGTCGGGAACGTCAACATCAAACCCCTGTAGATCACGAATAGGAATGTTAGAAACAATGTTAATGAGAGCATGCTCTACTGGGGCAGCCAAATCCATTGCCAAAGCTATACTTTGGCGGGAACTCTGTCTCAAAAAGTTCGTCTCCGTATTCTCTCATTTCGGGCACAATAAATGGCTCTACCTGAATTTCTTCTCTTTATCACTGTATGCGTAACACCAATGGGAGAGCTAGATTTTTGCGAAACTACATGAGAGTGGGTGGACCAAAGTAGTAGCCGAACGCCACAAGTCGTTCACTATTCGAGCGCAGAGGCTAACCATATACAAAGAGTCGTTGTGATGATCTTCTTACGTACGTAGGTATAGGGATGGCAAGTgtacccgccccgccccgaaCGGGGCGGGTTTTTCACTCCATTTTCGGGGGTCGGGTCGGGGTAAAATTTTCAAGGCCCGCCCGGGTTCGGGGCGAAAGTACCCCGACCCagcgtgtgtgtatatatatatatgtatatgtatttatttatatatgtatatatacttatatatatatatgtcctttaatttttttagcattaatccaaaaaacaatgTCTCTTTACTGTCAAGTAAtctaatcaaattttaaaaagaaataaaaattgatatttattggtgTTTAGTGAATTTTCTAAAaagttttcttcaaaaatttataataaatcctacacataaagaaatggaatgaatCATCCAAAATATTGATTGCAATTAAAAGTTTAGATAAAACCGCGAtaccaaaagacacaaaaataatttcaaaacttttattttttagataatttttattcttattttgccttttttaaaaattttacggggcggggcgggtaaaCCCGTTCCCCGATCGGGGCGGGGATGGGAGTACCCCAAAAAAACCCGGTCGGGGTCGGGGCGGGGGCGGGTAATGTCGATCGTGGTTGATGGTATCTCTCATGCTCGGCTGGGGTCATCGATCGTGGTTGATGTTGGTGTTTGTTGTCATGAATGTCCTCCTCCGATGACCCACGCATTCCGTTCGGACAACGGGATCCAACATGTAGATCGTGGTCGACAACGTCGTGGGAGGCCATATTTTCTCCTCTCCACCTTACGCAGAAACCTAGCGTTAGGAGTGATATCGTATCGGAATTTTGGTAACGAAGTAATATTACTAGGGTCGGTGTAACAGAAAAGACGCCCATGCAGCAACCAGTAAATTAAATAGCagtcgaaaaacaaaaaaaatagccgACCGGACGAACTTGGCTAGATTCTATATTCCGTCTTCTATATGGATTAGAATTCTCAATCCTGGAActttttttcagaaaagttttattaaaatccggacACATTAATTGTCAAAACGGACGGCGACTGTGCCGTGAGTAATTCTCAAATTTCGTCCTTCAATTTCTAGACACCGTTAACTTCTTACagttttgcacttttttttttatatttatctaGTATTTAATTTCGTAGTCTTTTGCGAATAAAATATATAGGAATAGAAACAAATActataaataaggaaaaaaagagcCCAGGCGATATAATGGCTGGAAAAAGCTCTCAATGAAAAGCAAAAGttttattgaatgaaattcAAGGATGAAgatttaaagatctcaatggAAAGTAGAAGGTTTAGTGAAGAAACTTCAAGGATATTGAAGATTGAAAGAATAATAAAGGACTACATGGAGAATCATTCTCAAATTGGTGGTATTCGAATCGGAATTCAAATGAACAGACAGAAGATCTGCATAGTTATTGAGCTAGCTAGCTCCATGGAGATTGAGTTAGCTCAATCAATACTTGTGACCAACTTTGAATGCTTCTTGAAGGCCACGAATTTGATTAAGAAAAAGgggggggaaaaagaaaaaaaaaaaaaaggtgttggAGATCATATCAAGATATTCGACCTTGGaaggaagttgattttttatttttattttttaaatagtgGAAGGAGCTTGATTGAAGACAGACAAATCAAGATACAAAAATGGATAGAATTGAAAGGACAAGAATATTTGTGCGAGAAGATTATTCTTCAACAGCTATATTCCACAGAATAAAATGGAGAAAATGGCATATATACATCATCTTGAagaccacaaaaaaaataatccagaGCACTTTGCTAGCAAAGAACTGTAAAATCTTACAATGCAATAAAATTTAACATGATCAGTTGATAACTGTATACAGACATCGACGAAAATGCCCTACTCCACTACATTGCATTTATAGACGACAAATTTCTCCAAAGTTCGCTTACATTTTGCGCAAGTTACAGTCTCCTTGAGTCCGTCAACAAATGGTATAATATCAGAGTGATCGCAAGGCTCAGCTACAAGAGGTTTTGGTTCAATTGCAGTTCTAATTGCACCTGCTAGCCCCAAAACAGCCACATTTTCTCCCCACTCTGGAAAAAGATCCAAGCATTCCATGACTTCTCTCCCTTGAAGCCTAACCATATCAGTAGAAGAGCCTCTCCCAATAAGTACCCAACCTTTTTCATTTTCACCGGTGTCCATTAGCTCCAACAGTTGTTTTAGTAGCTGATCTTTATCGTCTGTGCAACCTAATCGGAGTTTTGATCTTCTCATGCTATCCAACCGATGCCAAAAGAAGTTAATCTTGGTGAAAGTTAAGGAACCGGTTAGCTTTTCATCACGTATGGTGGCTACAATGCTTCTTATTTGCTCACTTGGAATTTTATTGCCAACATAAACCATCTTCAGTTGAAGGCCTGAATTTATAATATCCCGTATCTTATCGGTGAATTCTTTGGTCCAATCTATGTTGTTGCTTCCGTAAACGCAAAGGTTTTGGTCCTCTTCTACCTGACATTAGTGCGTCAAACATTAACACAGGTAAGTTTTCATTTGATCAATGCAAGAAAGTTGAGTTGAAATCTTACCCAATTGGCAACCAGAGGGTCAATTCTGTCAAGCAATAGTTGGAAATTCCAAGCTTCTTCTCCCCATAGCTCATTTTCTCTTGAAATAGAAAAGGGATAGGCCCTAGCACCCCATACCATTGCCATATCAAAAGCATTTGAATTTGTAATTTTACCTTGGCTATCCAATACTACCATTATGGGATCCTGTTTGAAGTTCCATTCTTGTTGGATGAATTTAACAATAATCGGGTGTAGTGACCGTGGTTGGCGAATTGTATACCACGGCAAGGATTTTGACAAGAATTCATAAATCTGCTCTTCAGTGTAAGTCCATGTATCGAATGTTGGAATGGGAATCCATAGAACTTCATAGCGCCCTTCTAACGTCAACCGTTGGGGGTGGTCGTGCATCTGTTGCACCAACAAGAGCAACACTTCTATAGGGAGCAGCTCTGGATTTGAGACCAAGAGTATCACTACCTTGTTTTTTAGGTCAGACAACCCAATCTACCAATAAGTTCAAAGCTCTTAGTTATATTCTCAACGAAGAGATAATGTATAGGGATGCGTAAGGTATTACAGTTCtctaaaagaaaacataccTTCGCTTTCGTGGAACAATCCATCAACGGAAAGTTATCAATTGAAGCAAATAACATATCAAGCGCCTCTCGATTGTCAATGTGGGGCTCCTTAAATAGATTCAAGAGCTTTTTATGCATCTTTGTCTCTATTAACTCACACAAAGAGGTGAAAATATTAGGATTTGATGTTGATACTTGATAGTAATTCCATTTTTAGGCTTTCAGTTGTGAAATCATGCTTTCAGCTGTGAAATCAAAGGACTCCAGTTATTCCAAAAGAGTCTAAAACTAACCTATCAGCTGATAACAAAGATCCACTTGCCGCTTGAGGCGACTGCTAATATTGCTCAACTTACACACCAAGCTTGAGAGTTCCCATGATGCACTTATTTCTGAATTTAAATGcctgaaaattgaaaacaaaaatgattttaaacGATTTTAGCATGCAACCTATAATTAACTGATAATCAAGTATGTCCTTTACTACTGAAGTGAAAACATCCTATGGATGGGCAGATTGAAGAGTAGGAACATGCACTTGCATATTCTTCAGGGCTATCAAGTCTGTGATTTGAGAAGAGCATGCCAAGGCACTTCTAATGACCCAATAAGTAGTGATATAAATCCGAGACTTTGCAACCATAATAGCGTCATTTTCCACGACTACATGTTGCAGAGGCAATCCTTCGAATTTGATGATGCACTTTGTCACATCTATAATGGTTTTCACCAACACGCTCAAAGACTTAAAACGAGGCTTAAACAATCTCGAATTGTTCGGCAACTGCTTAAGCAACGCAACCGATGCTGCCAAGGGGTTGGAAAGGTAAAGCTGCATTATTAGCCAGAATTCACCATAGCTTGTTGCAAAAGCTGAAAGCACTAGGACAGCTTTTGCATCCCATTTGTAGTGTCCTAGCATCTCAAACAGTTTCATTGTCCTTTCATGTGTATTCCCTCCCACAGAGCAATTGCAAAGTATCTGCAATAGAATTGATAGTATGCACCTATATCTCATATGcacaaacaaattcaaagatATAGAgagtggagagggagagagattgcCTCGCTTGAGAGCTTATAGATGGTATGTCCCAGTGGCTCTTCAGATCCAACCACCTCAATGTTGCATATATTGCTCTCGGCCATGGCCCCAACATGTTGATCAAAAACCTAAAACAAGGTATTTTATGGttattgaaatcttgaaatggACTTTTGGTTGCATTCAGTCAACTGTACTTAGTAGGGTGAAAGATATTAGTATGAAAGATGAGTTCTACATAAATAGCAATAGAACTAGAGTCGAAATGTGTAAGCTTAAATGGTTCTTATTGGCAATAATCGACAGAGAGTAGCTATTCAGAGAGTCAGATTGATTACATATATGGAAGCCGTCAATATACATTTCATTGAATCAAATAAGAACCCATATctctgatcaaaaaataataataataataagaaccCATTTCTTAATCTGGTTTTCTCTGATATACAAGTCATTTGAAGAGAACATgagtccaaaaaataaaagatttggTAGGCAGAGGCATAGGGGTGAGTTAATACTTGAGATATGGTAGCATAAGACATGACGGTCTCCATTGCGTGAAGCAATAGCTCAGTATCAATGTGGTGACCATCAGGGTCGTGGGTGAGCACGATCTGCTTTATGAGGAAATCGTCCTCCTCCAAAGATAGCGATGATTTAGCACTTCCTATGAAGGTCATGGCCAAAGAAAGCCTGAAGGTTAGAGGTTGATAGGTTTGATCTGGCCTTCTGACCTTGCTCTTTCGCTTTGTCAGGGTTGTGGGTGAGCATGATCTGCTTTATAAGGAAATCTTCTTCCTCCGAAGATGACAATGATTTTTCACTTCCTAGGAGTGCATGGCCGAAGAAAGCCTAAAGCTTATAGGTTGATAGGTTTGATATGGCCTTGTGACCTTGCTCTTTTGCTTTATATGGGATGACTTTAGTAAAAATGACAAACATGTTCCCTACTTTGCTTGGACAAGTCACATTCTCATTTATTCCtctctcaaatagaaaaaaaaaaaaaaaagtggctgTACCAAGTACTAACATATCTAACAATAAACAGCAGTGACATAGAAGCTCTTGGTATGTGGCTTCAAATGTTTGTAGTTCTCACTTTAGGTAC encodes:
- the LOC131310997 gene encoding protein SIEVE ELEMENT OCCLUSION C: MTFIGSAKSSLSLEEDDFLIKQIVLTHDPDGHHIDTELLLHAMETVMSYATISQVFDQHVGAMAESNICNIEVVGSEEPLGHTIYKLSSEILCNCSVGGNTHERTMKLFEMLGHYKWDAKAVLVLSAFATSYGEFWLIMQLYLSNPLAASVALLKQLPNNSRLFKPRFKSLSVLVKTIIDVTKCIIKFEGLPLQHVVVENDAIMVAKSRIYITTYWVIRSALACSSQITDLIALKNMQVHLNSEISASWELSSLVCKLSNISSRLKRQVDLCYQLIETKMHKKLLNLFKEPHIDNREALDMLFASIDNFPLMDCSTKAKIGLSDLKNKVVILLVSNPELLPIEVLLLLVQQMHDHPQRLTLEGRYEVLWIPIPTFDTWTYTEEQIYEFLSKSLPWYTIRQPRSLHPIIVKFIQQEWNFKQDPIMVVLDSQGKITNSNAFDMAMVWGARAYPFSISRENELWGEEAWNFQLLLDRIDPLVANWVEEDQNLCVYGSNNIDWTKEFTDKIRDIINSGLQLKMVYVGNKIPSEQIRSIVATIRDEKLTGSLTFTKINFFWHRLDSMRRSKLRLGCTDDKDQLLKQLLELMDTGENEKGWVLIGRGSSTDMVRLQGREVMECLDLFPEWGENVAVLGLAGAIRTAIEPKPLVAEPCDHSDIIPFVDGLKETVTCAKCKRTLEKFVVYKCNVVE